The following proteins are encoded in a genomic region of Nicoliella spurrieriana:
- a CDS encoding phosphomevalonate kinase has protein sequence MITVKAPGKLYIAGEYAVVEPGNPAIIIAVNQFIQVKATLDAKTNSAWSDQSPDYNLQWANHNHQVVFNHQNKRFSYVAAAIKTTEQYLADHKVPVQNYHLEITSQLDSQSGHKYGLGSSAAVTVAVVDAICQVAGKPVDRLTLFKLSAIAHLSVQGNGSLGDVAASVYQGWIAYQSFDRQWLLNQLKTQSIAAVIELDWPGLMIQPLTPPADLKILIGWTGTPASTASLVECVAAKKNAPSNFYQHFLNASHQCVNRLIRAFEEQNLETIKGQINVNRKLLNELGRNTGVQIETPQLTQLCQIVDYYGGAAKSSGAGGGDCGIAIIDQKSDSNQIITQWQQAHIHKLDLQISYRHQEESHDQPSLTSQK, from the coding sequence AACTCTATATCGCTGGTGAATATGCAGTAGTGGAGCCCGGTAATCCAGCAATTATCATCGCAGTTAATCAGTTCATCCAAGTTAAAGCTACTCTGGATGCAAAAACTAATTCAGCATGGTCAGACCAAAGTCCAGATTACAATCTTCAATGGGCTAATCACAATCACCAAGTCGTATTCAACCACCAAAATAAACGGTTTAGCTACGTGGCCGCTGCAATTAAAACCACTGAACAGTACTTAGCTGATCATAAAGTGCCTGTACAAAATTATCATTTAGAAATTACCAGTCAATTAGATAGTCAAAGTGGGCATAAATACGGACTAGGTTCATCAGCAGCGGTTACCGTTGCAGTCGTGGACGCAATTTGTCAAGTGGCTGGAAAGCCAGTTGATCGATTAACGTTATTTAAATTATCAGCAATCGCCCACCTAAGCGTGCAAGGCAACGGATCGTTAGGAGACGTTGCGGCTAGTGTGTATCAGGGCTGGATCGCATATCAATCGTTCGATCGGCAGTGGTTATTGAATCAATTAAAGACCCAATCAATCGCAGCAGTAATTGAATTGGATTGGCCTGGTTTAATGATTCAACCGCTCACCCCACCAGCAGACCTAAAAATATTAATCGGGTGGACGGGCACGCCGGCTTCAACCGCTAGCCTAGTTGAATGCGTCGCTGCTAAAAAAAACGCCCCCTCTAATTTTTACCAACATTTTCTAAATGCTAGCCACCAGTGTGTCAATCGATTGATTCGAGCCTTTGAAGAGCAAAATCTCGAAACCATTAAGGGCCAAATTAATGTCAACCGTAAATTATTGAACGAACTAGGGCGTAATACGGGGGTCCAAATTGAAACTCCCCAGTTAACTCAATTATGTCAAATCGTGGATTATTATGGTGGTGCTGCTAAGTCTTCAGGTGCCGGAGGCGGTGACTGTGGAATTGCAATTATTGATCAGAAATCCGATTCAAACCAAATTATTACTCAATGGCAGCAGGCCCATATTCATAAACTAGATTTACAAATTAGCTATCGTCACCAGGAGGAATCCCATGATCAGCCGTCACTCACATCGCAAAAATGA
- the fni gene encoding type 2 isopentenyl-diphosphate Delta-isomerase, with amino-acid sequence MISRHSHRKNEHVSLAEKFFTDSANADFDRVRLIHHSLPEINSHQVDPKTTLFNGQIKMKWPFYIEAMTGGSDETGKLNQQLAQIAALTDLTMASGSASVALKDPKTHESFQTIRKNLPNGNVFANIGAGHSLADAQKVITLLDADALEVHINVAQEMIMPEGDRDFHWMNELKNIVMNAPKPVIVKEVGFGMDQQTISTLINIVGASAINISGRGGTNFATIENFRRKHKEFSYLTNWGQTTVESLLEAQAFRGQVDIIASGGVRNPLDIAKAIGLGANAVGIAGAILDQLIQNGFAATVEMIKEWQNGLITIMTMLGCQNVSQLQSQHLLLDNELVNYVHQRQIKY; translated from the coding sequence ATGATCAGCCGTCACTCACATCGCAAAAATGAACACGTATCATTAGCAGAAAAATTTTTTACAGATTCAGCTAATGCTGATTTTGACCGGGTCCGCTTAATCCATCACAGCCTACCCGAAATCAACAGCCACCAGGTGGATCCAAAAACCACCCTTTTTAATGGTCAAATTAAAATGAAGTGGCCGTTTTACATTGAGGCAATGACGGGAGGGAGCGATGAAACTGGTAAATTGAACCAACAATTAGCTCAAATCGCTGCACTAACTGATCTTACAATGGCAAGCGGATCGGCAAGCGTTGCTTTAAAGGATCCTAAGACCCATGAAAGCTTTCAAACGATTCGCAAAAACCTTCCCAACGGGAATGTCTTTGCAAACATTGGCGCGGGACACTCATTAGCGGATGCCCAAAAAGTGATTACATTGCTGGATGCTGATGCATTGGAAGTTCACATTAACGTCGCTCAGGAAATGATCATGCCAGAAGGTGACCGTGATTTTCACTGGATGAACGAACTCAAAAATATCGTTATGAACGCTCCCAAACCAGTTATCGTAAAGGAAGTCGGATTTGGGATGGATCAACAAACCATTAGCACCCTAATCAACATAGTGGGTGCGAGTGCCATCAACATTAGTGGCCGGGGCGGTACTAATTTTGCCACCATTGAAAACTTTCGCCGCAAGCACAAGGAATTTTCATACCTTACGAATTGGGGCCAAACCACTGTGGAATCGTTGCTAGAAGCCCAAGCTTTTCGTGGCCAAGTAGATATTATCGCATCTGGTGGGGTTCGCAATCCACTAGATATCGCAAAGGCAATTGGTCTGGGTGCTAATGCGGTAGGCATTGCTGGCGCCATTTTAGACCAACTGATTCAAAACGGGTTTGCCGCGACCGTTGAAATGATCAAAGAATGGCAAAATGGTCTGATTACAATTATGACCATGCTTGGCTGTCAAAATGTTTCGCAGCTGCAATCGCAGCACCTATTGTTAGATAATGAGTTGGTTAATTACGTCCACCAACGCCAAATTAAATATTAA
- a CDS encoding RsmB/NOP family class I SAM-dependent RNA methyltransferase translates to MQLPEQFKLKYQQLLGAQATAFFNSFDQPVNHAFRINPLKQALPTEVDLSHPVPHCQWGYYGKVNGKSVDHQSGAVYSQEPSAMYVGEVAAPKTGMKVLDLCAAPGGKSTHLASFLANTGLLVSNEINHKRAKVLVENLERFGAQNTMILNETPQNLRKHFPGYFDQILVDAPCSGEGMFHKDPDAMQYWNLDYPSECAVRQREILRDAVQMLTPGGELVYSTCTFAPEEDEQIIAWLLDEYPLEMVPIKKYDGMVAAKPEWANGNPAIANAVRLFPHLFKGEGHFIAKLRLTQAIKSPKKVKVERRNLSRDQQQLWDDFISTNIDQFTPTELICFGDQLYTLNPKTPQLKGLKVMRPGLLLGTFKKKRFEPSYALALAIQPQAMKKTVQIDHHQWAAYVHGDTFQVVTQSPLTKGWYQLICNQQAIGFGKNVNGTIKNFFPKGLRFSVK, encoded by the coding sequence TTGCAACTGCCTGAACAATTTAAATTAAAGTATCAACAATTACTGGGGGCTCAAGCAACGGCTTTTTTCAATAGCTTTGACCAGCCAGTTAACCATGCATTTCGGATTAATCCACTTAAACAGGCGTTACCAACCGAAGTGGATTTGAGTCATCCGGTGCCCCATTGTCAGTGGGGGTATTACGGTAAGGTCAACGGGAAATCCGTGGACCATCAAAGTGGGGCGGTTTACAGTCAAGAACCTAGTGCCATGTACGTCGGTGAGGTGGCAGCACCCAAAACGGGGATGAAAGTCCTTGATCTATGTGCCGCTCCTGGCGGTAAATCCACGCACTTAGCTAGTTTCTTAGCAAATACCGGGCTGCTAGTTTCAAATGAAATTAACCATAAGCGGGCCAAAGTATTGGTTGAGAATTTAGAACGATTCGGGGCTCAAAATACCATGATCTTAAATGAAACCCCGCAGAATTTAAGAAAACACTTTCCAGGTTATTTCGATCAAATATTAGTCGATGCCCCGTGTTCGGGAGAGGGAATGTTTCATAAGGATCCCGATGCAATGCAGTACTGGAATCTTGACTATCCAAGTGAATGTGCGGTCCGTCAACGAGAAATTCTGCGGGATGCTGTGCAAATGTTAACACCTGGTGGTGAGTTAGTTTATTCGACCTGTACGTTCGCACCAGAAGAAGACGAGCAAATTATTGCCTGGTTATTGGACGAATATCCGCTTGAAATGGTGCCCATTAAAAAATATGATGGAATGGTAGCTGCTAAACCAGAGTGGGCCAATGGGAATCCGGCAATTGCCAATGCAGTTAGACTCTTTCCACACCTTTTTAAGGGTGAAGGACATTTCATTGCTAAATTGCGCCTAACGCAAGCAATTAAATCACCAAAGAAAGTTAAGGTGGAGCGAAGGAACTTAAGTCGTGACCAACAACAGCTATGGGATGATTTTATTAGCACTAATATTGATCAGTTCACACCGACAGAATTAATTTGCTTTGGTGATCAATTATATACGCTTAATCCTAAAACGCCTCAATTAAAGGGGCTAAAGGTAATGCGGCCGGGATTGTTATTGGGAACGTTTAAAAAGAAACGGTTTGAACCCAGTTATGCCCTCGCATTGGCTATTCAACCGCAAGCAATGAAAAAAACGGTCCAAATTGATCATCATCAATGGGCGGCATATGTACATGGCGATACGTTTCAGGTAGTAACCCAGTCCCCATTAACTAAGGGTTGGTATCAATTGATTTGTAATCAGCAGGCCATTGGCTTTGGTAAAAATGTAAATGGCACCATTAAGAACTTTTTTCCGAAGGGACTAAGGTTTAGTGTTAAATAG
- the yjeM gene encoding glutamate/gamma-aminobutyrate family transporter YjeM has product MANSKRISLTSLVLMILSTTFGFINIPTAFDQMGYASIIWYVVGALAFFLPSSFMFAEYGAALKDESGGIYSWIKSGLGERWAFIGGFAWLSALEITILFSVPNLWVSLSATLFGHDTTQRWHLLGFNSTQTLGLLSISFILLATMIATKGLGKITWIASIGGFLGTLIAFIFCILSIVIIFLNHGHLAQPIDGFKSLLVSPNPSFQDPIATISFVIYAIFAYAGVESLCGVINHLKTPSKTFPRGVVISAIIIFILYTISIILCGFVVNWKLVMGKNSVTLGNVMYVLMANLGMTLGHGMGLSQSATMVLSNSLTRYTGFSTLMGGVGSFFVFIYSPLKSFMFGANKRIWPKWALHLNPHDMPSHAMWIQSTVLIAILFFISFGGDSAKAFFQILTDMNNVSTAFQYILIVLAFPFFKRIENLNRPFIFYHQKRSTWFATILVLFVLSFGIIFNFIQPILDHSYMTDFWTFLGPVVFGGGAWLFYDLRIKSLNN; this is encoded by the coding sequence ATGGCTAATTCAAAAAGGATTTCCTTAACTAGTTTAGTTCTAATGATTTTATCAACCACATTTGGGTTCATTAACATCCCAACTGCATTTGATCAGATGGGGTATGCCAGTATTATCTGGTACGTTGTAGGCGCATTAGCGTTTTTTCTCCCATCTTCATTTATGTTCGCTGAATATGGAGCCGCATTAAAAGATGAATCTGGTGGCATCTATTCATGGATTAAATCTGGACTCGGCGAACGATGGGCATTCATTGGGGGATTCGCGTGGTTATCTGCGCTTGAGATTACCATCCTGTTTAGTGTCCCTAATCTATGGGTTTCGCTATCAGCCACCCTGTTCGGACATGATACAACTCAGCGTTGGCACCTTTTGGGTTTCAATAGCACGCAAACACTGGGATTACTATCAATTTCATTTATTTTGTTAGCTACCATGATCGCCACTAAGGGATTGGGTAAAATTACCTGGATTGCCTCTATTGGTGGTTTTCTCGGGACCCTAATTGCATTTATCTTTTGTATCTTATCGATCGTAATCATTTTTTTAAACCATGGTCACTTAGCCCAACCGATTGATGGCTTTAAGAGTTTGCTAGTCTCTCCTAACCCTAGCTTTCAAGATCCGATTGCTACCATCTCATTTGTCATTTATGCTATTTTCGCCTATGCAGGAGTTGAGTCGCTTTGTGGCGTCATTAACCATTTGAAAACCCCTAGCAAAACATTTCCCCGTGGGGTCGTTATCTCAGCGATAATCATTTTTATTCTGTATACGATTTCAATTATTCTTTGTGGATTCGTTGTGAATTGGAAACTAGTGATGGGCAAAAATAGCGTGACCTTAGGCAATGTAATGTATGTTCTAATGGCTAACTTGGGGATGACCTTAGGGCATGGAATGGGATTGAGCCAATCAGCAACCATGGTCTTGAGCAATAGCTTGACTAGGTATACCGGATTTTCAACCCTAATGGGTGGGGTCGGTAGTTTCTTTGTATTTATCTACTCACCGTTAAAATCATTCATGTTCGGCGCCAATAAACGAATCTGGCCAAAGTGGGCGCTCCATTTAAATCCACATGATATGCCAAGCCATGCCATGTGGATTCAAAGTACCGTTTTAATTGCGATTTTATTCTTCATTTCATTTGGTGGTGATAGCGCAAAGGCCTTCTTCCAAATTTTAACTGATATGAATAATGTTTCAACCGCTTTTCAATACATTTTGATCGTCCTTGCGTTTCCATTCTTTAAACGCATTGAAAACTTAAACCGCCCCTTCATATTTTATCATCAAAAAAGAAGCACTTGGTTCGCCACCATTTTAGTCCTGTTCGTTCTATCGTTTGGAATTATTTTTAATTTTATCCAACCAATTCTTGACCATAGCTACATGACCGACTTCTGGACATTCTTAGGCCCAGTGGTCTTTGGTGGTGGAGCATGGCTCTTTTATGATTTAAGAATTAAATCTTTAAATAACTGA
- a CDS encoding Cof-type HAD-IIB family hydrolase, translating to MTQKLIALDLDGTTLNNDSQVSEVTSQAVQKLTARGHIVSIVTGRSTRLALPAYQQLKLTTPMINFNGSLGLIPNHAWSGEYEFPIQRKVILDLLANREKLGINIIAAEDKKSILSSGPASQKLFETSCGFFPDQLAPGQILNPQTLIHNPIGLAIDYNQDKLAQLESYINDEYGNYIEIAHWGGPLSVLEIKRAGVDKAYGVKYLAKQFNIDKSNIIAIGDQVNDLPLLSAAGTKVAMKNAVDSVKAIADVITPFDNQQNGVAKYLMETFN from the coding sequence ATGACACAAAAATTAATTGCCCTCGATTTAGATGGCACTACCTTAAATAATGATTCACAAGTATCTGAAGTGACCAGTCAAGCAGTTCAAAAATTAACTGCACGCGGACACATCGTAAGCATCGTTACTGGCCGTTCCACCCGCTTGGCACTACCTGCTTACCAACAGTTAAAATTAACAACGCCGATGATTAATTTTAACGGTAGTTTAGGACTCATCCCAAACCATGCCTGGAGCGGTGAATATGAATTTCCAATTCAGCGAAAGGTAATTTTGGACCTTTTAGCTAACCGTGAAAAATTAGGAATTAACATCATTGCCGCCGAGGATAAAAAATCCATTTTATCAAGTGGCCCAGCTAGTCAAAAGTTATTCGAAACTTCGTGTGGGTTCTTCCCAGACCAATTAGCACCTGGTCAAATTTTAAACCCACAGACGTTAATCCACAATCCAATTGGATTAGCGATTGACTATAATCAAGATAAGCTAGCCCAACTAGAGAGCTATATTAATGATGAATACGGTAATTACATTGAAATTGCCCATTGGGGAGGCCCACTTTCAGTGCTCGAAATTAAACGCGCTGGAGTAGATAAGGCATACGGGGTAAAGTACCTTGCTAAACAGTTCAACATTGATAAATCAAATATCATTGCCATCGGTGATCAAGTCAACGACCTCCCATTATTAAGCGCCGCCGGCACTAAGGTCGCAATGAAGAACGCTGTTGATTCGGTCAAAGCAATCGCAGATGTAATTACCCCATTTGATAATCAGCAAAATGGCGTCGCTAAATACCTAATGGAAACGTTTAATTAG